The proteins below come from a single Pecten maximus unplaced genomic scaffold, xPecMax1.1, whole genome shotgun sequence genomic window:
- the LOC117318532 gene encoding ankyrin repeat domain-containing protein 50-like, which produces MGHKEICVHLCKSFPELAPAVDKEGETALHLSCRMGHREICIYLCESYPALATAVDNEGMTALYVSCLEGHKEICVYLCQSYPALITAVDDKGMTALHASCWKGHREICVYLSESYPALITAVDNEEMTALHVSCLEGHKEICVYLCKSYPALPTAVDENGWTALHASCSNGHREICVYLCQSYPALITAVDDKGMTALHASCWKGHREICVYLSESYPALITAVDNEEMTALHVSCLEGHKEICVYLCESYPALITAVDNEEMTALHVSCLEGHKEICVYLCQSYPALPTAVDENGLTALHVSCRKGHREICVYLCQSYPALITAVDKNGRTALHVSCLEGHKEICVYLCESYPALITAVDNEEMTALHVSCLEGHKEICIYLCKSFPDLVTAVDKNGRTALHASCFNGHKEICIYLCQSYPALITAVDNKGMTALHASCWKGHREICVYLSESYPALIKAIDHNGLTVFHVSCIYGHMEIFIYLLCKSFPALTAAAVD; this is translated from the coding sequence ATGGGACACAAGGAAATTTGTGTACATTTATGCAAATCTTTCCCAGAATTGGCCCCAGCTGTAGATAAGGAAGGAGAGACAGCATTACACTTGAGTTGTAGGATGGGACACAGGgagatttgtatatatttgtgtgagTCCTACCCAGCACTAGCCACAGCTGTAGATAATGAAGGAATGACAGCATTGTATGTGAGTTGTTTGGAGGGACACAAAGagatttgtgtatatttgtgcCAGTCTTACCCAGCACTAATCACAGCTGTAGATGATAAAGGAATGACAGCATTGCATGCAAGTTGTTGGAAGGGGCATAGGGagatttgtgtatatttgaGCGAGTCTTACCCAGCACTAATCACAGCTGTAGATAATGAAGAAATGACAGCATTACATGTGAGTTGTTTGGAGGGACACAAAGagatttgtgtatatttgtgcAAGTCCTACCCAGCCCTACCCACAGCTGTAGATGAGAATGGGTGGACTGCATTACATGCAAGTTGTTCGAATGGACACAGGGagatttgtgtatatttgtgcCAGTCTTACCCAGCACTAATCACAGCTGTAGATGATAAAGGAATGACAGCATTGCATGCAAGTTGTTGGAAGGGGCATAGGGagatttgtgtatatttgaGCGAGTCTTACCCAGCACTAATCACAGCTGTAGATAATGAAGAAATGACAGCATTACATGTGAGTTGTTTGGAGGGACACAAAGagatttgtgtatatttgtgcGAGTCCTACCCAGCACTAATCACAGCTGTAGATAATGAAGAAATGACTGCATTACATGTGAGTTGTTTGGAGGGACACAAAGagatttgtgtatatttgtgcCAGTCCTACCCAGCACTACCCACAGCTGTAGATGAGAATGGGTTGACAGCATTACATGTGAGTTGTCGGAAGGGGCACAGGGagatttgtgtatatttgtgcCAGTCTTACCCAGCACTAATCACAGCTGTAGATAAGAATGGGCGGACAGCATTACATGTGAGTTGTTTGGAGGGACACAAAGagatttgtgtatatttatgcGAGTCCTACCCAGCACTAATCACAGCTGTAGATAATGAAGAAATGACAGCATTACATGTGAGTTGTTTGGAGGGACACAAAgagatttgtatatatttgtgcaAGTCCTTCCCAGACCTAGTCACAGCTGTAGATAAGAATGGGCGTACAGCATTGCATGCAAGTTGTTTTAATGGGCACAAAgagatttgtatatatttgtgcCAGTCTTACCCAGCACTAATCACAGCTGTAGATAATAAAGGAATGACAGCATTACATGCGAGTTGTTGGAAGGGGCACAGGGagatttgtgtatatttgaGCGAGTCTTACCCAGCACTAATCAAAGCTATAGATCACAATGGGTTGACAGTTTTTCATGTGAGTTGTATATATGGACACAtggaaattttcatttatttgttgtgTAAGTCCTTCCCCGCACTAACCGCAGCTGCTGTAGATTAG